A genomic region of Candidatus Methylomirabilota bacterium contains the following coding sequences:
- a CDS encoding cytochrome c maturation protein CcmE: YFVTPSELTAATDRTAGKAYRLGGMVVKGSLQKDPATLEQRFLLSDGKAAIPVRFRGIPPDLFAEGRGAVVEGTISPDGTFAASTIMAKHSEEYRAPHDAQAGYQDLLRTLRRDPGSSATATGKPGG; encoded by the coding sequence TACTTCGTCACGCCCTCCGAGCTCACGGCCGCGACCGACAGGACGGCGGGCAAGGCATACCGCCTGGGCGGAATGGTGGTGAAGGGCTCGCTCCAGAAGGACCCGGCCACTCTCGAGCAGCGCTTCCTCCTGTCGGACGGCAAGGCCGCCATCCCCGTCCGCTTCCGGGGGATCCCACCCGACCTCTTCGCCGAGGGGCGCGGGGCCGTGGTGGAGGGGACGATCTCGCCTGACGGAACCTTCGCGGCGAGCACCATCATGGCCAAGCACTCGGAGGAGTACCGGGCGCCCCACGACGCCCAGGCCGGGTACCAGGACCTGCTGCGCACGCTCCGGCGGGACCCGGGGTCGAGCGCGACCGCCACCGGCAAGCCGGGCGGGTGA